TAGTTTTAGGTTTAAGTGATGTAATTTATCTCTACAGCCAGAGTAGGTTTCACTTGTCGAGAAATCGAACTTGCTTATCAGATAAATGAAGCATATATCGAGGTCAGATACCTTTATATCGTCGACAAGCTCCTTCGGAGCCACTTTTGTGCTTAAGAATTCATCGACTTGTTGAAGTGTTTTCTTTCGGTCCTGTTAGAAATACCAGTAGGTTAGTTTAATCATTATGTTTAGGCCTTTGGTATAAAAGACCAGAACTTTCGGTAGTCCATTCAAAGAAAGCCACAAAATACTTgattttcaatcaaatttatgAAAAAGAACGAACAAGTGAATGGGAGGCCATGGCGACTTACCTCTGCAAACAGAAGCTTCTTGCTTAGAAGCTGAATAATAGCAGCAGAGCCTAAAACTTGAAGTATTGTTTCTATCTGAAGATGATGGGAGAAAACTAGGGAGTCAAAAACCGTATTTGCTCGgacttttcatttttctttaaataCTCGTGTGCAACATAGTTTTGGACATAAATACAAGGACATTATCCTCTAAAGTAGCTCCGAACATACTGATGACGGACATTGTTCAAAAACCATACCTCTGAAAATGCTAATAAGCCTAATCCGGTAGCTGCAGCGATCCCTAGTGTAACAGACAAGCCATCCGATTCATCCTGTGTATTATCGCAAAAAATGTTACGATAAAACCACAAAGATGCATACATTTCATGCGTCGTGTTGTTGTTGCCGAAACAAAAGAAATGAATATGCATACCCCGAAGGCACCACTTAATGTTTCCGTCAAGTTGCTAAGGTCGAGACCTTTCTTCGGTGGTATCCATGGAAGACCGCTATTCTGCAAAATTGCAATCAATGTGATAGGATGCAATTTCAGGATTAAAGAACAAAAAATGATTTGAACCGGTAAATACCATCCATCCTTGTGGTCCTTCCGCGCCGTCTTTTATTGCATATGCGGCTTTGAATCCGTTCACGGTGACCAATTCCGCGACCAGCTCGGAGTTCCCATTGAATCTGGGCTTTCAACACAAATTTAACAACACTAGGATTTAAGAGAGGGCAAGAGACCATGTTCATTTATAGTATAATCCATTTCGTATCAGATATAGAGATATCATCAATCAGAATGGATGGTGGAAGAATATATGTCTAACCTACTACAATGTATAACccaaccaatacaaaacatagcGGACAAAGAACCGGACAAAACCCACGAATAACATACGTACATGGTGAAACTGAGACCCACACAGGACTCGATATTGGATACCCAGAGCCTCTGCCTTAATCAACAAGCCAAGGCTTCATTGGCATCACCTTGGTGAAATTGAAGCAATAGCAATGGAGATAAACAATGAATTCTTAACTAATTATAATTATAGAAATGTCATAAGCATATAATTGGATTTAGCAACAACGAAATACGATCATATTGATTGACAATTACAGAAACAATGCATCTGAATCACTATAAGCAGAAATTAATCATTACAAAACACCAATCAAATCACTGAAAGCAGAATTAATCACTAAAACTGGCCACTTAAGATCCTAAGAACTCAACCGCATAAATGCTTGTAAGTGGTAAAAGTACGATGAAGGCCTAAGAGTTAGATTGATTTTTATCcctttactcaaaaaatgagtaaattggttctttctgttaaaaattccatccatttgtactattaaaaactaATGTGGATAATAGAATTATCATATAGTGACATGTGACATACCATGTATACCGACTTACAAGTaccaatttttaacaaaatgactaatttactctttgatctaacatgAAAGGGCCAATTTACACATTTTTTGAGTAGAAGAGACAAAATACAATCCGACTCCCAATAGTACAAAAGTCTCGATGATACTTTTACCGCTAGgaagttatatatatatgtgtatatatatacaaattacAAATGCATAGGGTTAAAAATCTTACTTGTCGATAAACAAGGTGAATTGGAGCATTAGCAATGGAGATAAACGATGGGTTCATAACAAATTATAATTACAGCAATGTCATAAGCATATACTTGGATTTAGAAACAACGAAATACGATCATATTGATTgacaattgaaaaaaaaaaaagcatctgAATCATTATATGCAGAAATTAATAGATAATGGAGGCCTTTTATATTGTATCGGATTGTATTTTGTCctctttattaaaaaaataaattaatatctaCAGGATAAGATCAAAAACAATCtgattttttgttaaaaatttcaattattttattagtCATGTCAATTTTATGAATTAAAAAAACGAATTTATTATTCAAACTAACATACTAATTTGTcatttttaagtaaataaaaaaatacaattggACGGTAACatatttttaccaaattaattaTTACAAAACACCAATCAAATCACTATAAGCTCTCAATGGCATAACCAGTGGATTCTTAACTAATTATAATTCTAGCAATATAATTCATGCAAAAAATGCTAGGAAGtcatatatgtgtgtatatttatatgtatatgcatatacAAAGGCATGGGGTTAAAAATCTTACTTGTCTATGATAAACAAAGTGGTATTTTCCGGTTCCTTGAATTTCAAATCCAGTTTTTTCAAGAACCCAAGCTTGTCTTCACCATTAAAGGCAATTGATACAGGTTTCTTCCCAAAACCCTTTATATCAGGGCTGCCAACATCTTTAAACTCCTTGGGTCCTCTGATATCCAGCAACTGAGCATTAGGATCCTCACCCAGCTTACCATACGCACTCCTCGCGGTTTCAATTCCCCATGGTTTTGAACCCTTCAACACCTGAGACAAGATCAATGGAACCGCCAAAGCAACGGCACCACCGGCTACGACCGTGGGGTTATCGGATATGAAATTGACGACACTATGAAGAACCCCATCGGAGGAAAAGCTAGTTGTCGTCTGCTGTAGTGCTTCGTCGTATGATAAAGCTTTAGCTAAAGTAGTAGGGAAGACTGAAGATAATAGAACTATACCCCCATGTAGAGCCGCCGGTGTGGTCTTGATGAAAGCTGATGGAGCTTTGGGCGGTGAAgcaaatgatgatgatgatgatgatgatgatgatgatgggaaATTTTTGGGTTTGTAAAGAACTGAGAGTGGTGTAAAGCGTGATGGGTGGAGGACCTTCATGGCATAATTTTATAGTTCTTAAAGATATGGTGGAAAAGCTTGAACCATGGACAAAAATGGAGGGTttgttgagtttttttttttttttgttggtgAGCTTTGGGTGCTGGAAGGTACTGGAGTGGACTGAAATACGAGATCGATACCATTTATTGCATGACACATTGGAAGTGAAACCAAAGTAGCTTTTTTGATCGTGTCCTTTAGCTTGGACATTTTTGGTCTTTGATCCCATTTGTGTGGTTGATAATTCTCTTGTAGAGAAACTCAATAGTACATCTGCAATACATTGGATTTGTTGCAACAATTGTACTAGTACATTAGTGAGGGTTTCAATGTCAATGTGAGATTTGTTAGGGGGACAAAAATGAAATTTCCGCATTTTAAACaacgaaaaaaaaaaggggttaatTTCTTCAGATATACTCAAACCATGACTCAAATTTTATATTGATACTTAAATTTCGAAAACAATCTAAAACCATATAAAACCATCTAATTAGGGTTCTCAATATTAATACCACTCAAAACCTGTTGTCCACCTAGTCATTAGTTTGATCACTAAATGGCAACTTTAATATGAGCATACTGGTAAATTGCATTTTActccttttattcaaaaaatagataaattagtctCTGTAAATTATATAAAAGAGCAAATTGATCCTTATACATCAAAATAAAGCACATATGCTAACTAGTTATTCTACCAATCACaaatttttaacagtagaaatggatgaaatttttaacaaaaattactAGTTTGCTCTTTAACCTAATATACAGAGTCTGACTTGTCTATTTTTTGAGTAAAAGGAACAAAATACAATTTAACTTTTAATACAGAGACTTCTATGGTACTTTTATCAAAACATATCATAAACACTCGCGTAACTACACAGATAACTTAAATTCGGCATAATAAAAGAATAATCCTTCTTTTTTAAATATGTTCTATATCATATCCAAAACGCTAATTAATGCTTAAATTCTCAGCTAAGCTAACAAAAACATCTTATTAATATAATACTGAAACTTTGAAAACacaattaaaacattttaaaattgatGGACGAATTTAGAATTAAAACAGTAGTTTAGGAACATGATGCaattaacccaaaaaaaaacTCATGTATGTGCTGGTCATAGATTGATTTTATGTCTGTGTCTGATTTGTCCAGTTACGGTTCAAACAATTACAAGTGGGCCCAAAGTTGATAATAAGTCCAATAATCAGTCAATTTCGATGTTGAAGCTTTAAAACATTGTTTTATACCTGGATCTTTAAACCAAAAATCACACCTTCTGGCCCAGATAAGGAGATAACGAAAGCTAACGAAAGGACTTTTTCTTTAGGGTTAAACTTGGCAACATATTCCAATTTAATTCCTGAATTTTTTTATTCATATTAGTCTTGAAATTTAACAACTTTTTTAATTTGACCCCTAAATTTAAATTCCATTAAGATATGATGACATAACACTCTAAAATTATATCAtgtcttgaaaattttaaaaatttatataaaattttaaaaatacgaaattttattaaaaattatcttTTTTAAATCCAGTGATGAAATAACataatatcaaaataacacaTCGCCGTAACTTAATGGAATCCATGCTCAGAGACCAAATAGAAAAAAGCTGTTAAATTCCATGACTAATGTGGACCAAAAAATTTTCAGAGatcaaaatgaaaaaaagttAAAAGTTCAGGGATTAAATGTTACTTTATTCCTTTTATTTATGGTTTTTGGCTGACACTAAGACTAAGGGCCAGTTCTGCATTTCTTTTCAAAAACACTTCTGGCTCCAAAAGTACTTTTAGAAGAAAAACTGTGCAGAACAAACTGCTTTTGGctgaaatttttaacttttcagaAGTGCTTTTCAAAACACTTCAAAGCGgaagttaaaattttaacttttcctctcccaaaagcattttagtgcttaattacttttcACCCCTTCAATAATAGAGtacttctctttatttttcttggtacttaattacaaatgtgttaaaatcattaattaaaaataaaaaatatttttaaaatactaattacaaatatttaatagttatatttaaatatttaaaatatagtttatatactctaattaaattttataaataattaatatttattacttaaaaatatttaaaatttatattccatatattaaaatattaacaagaaattataatatatttttttatattcttactaaaatataataatattaactaatttaaatattatttaaatgtatatttgttacttgataataacatgtctaaaatggacattttatttctcaaaagtctTTTTGACAAAGAATGCTAAACattcaaattttaaaccaaatttttcaaaatcacttcTCAAAAGTATTTTTCCACAGTACTTCTCAAAaatacttttcaaaagcattgccaAATTAACCCTAAAGCTGAATGGATATACAAGAACCGACCATATTTTCTTTTGAACTGGCATTCGCCACTGAATGCCGAAGGTCAAGGTCTAGTTATGACCTCACTTCCTGTACTTTTCGAAAAATTAATGTCTCTGCTGTTAATTTCATCATGAACTTAAGTCACTCTCCAtatctaatttaaaaattaaagtctAATTGATAACACTATTAATTAATTGTCAATTGGACTTTAATTTCTAAATCAAACAAATAGAACTAAAATACGGGAATCAAAAGCAGACggcataaatttcaaaattcaagaagAGTACAGGGACTGGGGCAAATTTAAACCTAAATCAAATTACACTCAAATATCTTGGAGAAAACAATAAATGGTGAATGCAACCGTGCAAAATAGACAAATACCAAAAAAATAGAGTGGAGaaaaaagaattttcttgaaaattctAATTTCAGCACATATGGCATGAAACCAGAACCATGTGTAGCAACAAAAGTGGAATGATCATAGAAGATCAAAGAAGTAATCCAAACCTTGTCCGATTTCCCATATCGAAATGCCAGTTCTCCAGAATCGAGCTTCCTCTAGCCGCATGTAAATCGACATCAACGAAGGGTAGAACACCGCATGTCTGACATTGTTATCATCGAAATATACGAAAAAATGCTCTCCACTGTTCTTTTCCCATTGTAGTTGAGGCCTATGTTTTTCCAACAATGAGAGGTAATCTCTACCAAGGATAGCTCCAGCACCACCAGAACCTGCTCAATGTTTTAATAGAAGCCTATAAAGTCACATGCAGAACTTGGTCGTCTTACAACAAGCCATTGAAAATACATCACTAATATTATATGATAGGGTAAACTACACCCAAAGTTTCTAAACTATATAACtttacattttggtcactcaacctCAAAAAGTTAAAAAATGGTTATTAAACTcttcgaaagtttttatttaagtcactgagttattaagtttttctttttaagtCCGGCTAACGAGCTTCAAGCGACAATTCGATGACCGGTATGGTGAATCAGCACCCATCGGCGAGTAGAAGAACATATCTTAGATCCAAGTCAATCTGACAATAAATATCAAATGTTGGAGAAAAAAGCTATTTGGATTTTGGTACACAAATTAATGACATGCAAAACTGtttcataaaaaaatcaaattgtaGAAGAGAAGGGGAAGGAAAGCTTTCGATTGGTGCAAGTTGTGCAAACAGAGAAAGCCATACAACAATGATTTTAATAGcctaatgacttaaatgaaaatttttgaa
This window of the Gossypium arboreum isolate Shixiya-1 chromosome 12, ASM2569848v2, whole genome shotgun sequence genome carries:
- the LOC108476767 gene encoding rhodanese-like domain-containing protein 4, chloroplastic, with product MKVLHPSRFTPLSVLYKPKNFPSSSSSSSSSSFASPPKAPSAFIKTTPAALHGGIVLLSSVFPTTLAKALSYDEALQQTTTSFSSDGVLHSVVNFISDNPTVVAGGAVALAVPLILSQVLKGSKPWGIETARSAYGKLGEDPNAQLLDIRGPKEFKDVGSPDIKGFGKKPVSIAFNGEDKLGFLKKLDLKFKEPENTTLFIIDKFNGNSELVAELVTVNGFKAAYAIKDGAEGPQGWMNSGLPWIPPKKGLDLSNLTETLSGAFGDESDGLSVTLGIAAATGLGLLAFSEIETILQVLGSAAIIQLLSKKLLFAEDRKKTLQQVDEFLSTKVAPKELVDDIKQIGVALIPTTTTSKALPAPTEANPEPKSEVSAETPTQINAVPESESKAKGSSGTPRPLSPYPSYPDFKPPTSPTPSPP